Proteins encoded together in one uncultured Sphaerochaeta sp. window:
- the rdgB gene encoding RdgB/HAM1 family non-canonical purine NTP pyrophosphatase, whose amino-acid sequence MNILLASNNEHKKEEFSRILTGHTLMLPKELGIDFDFEEEAETFSENALGKARALASQAPEGYKILADDSGLCVDALDGKPGVRTARYGLETFGRMLESDERNEFLLKNLAHIEKKDKRSAQFVCALAFVMDRRREFTFCEAVDGFIAKESYGRGGFGYDPVFIVKEAGRTMAELTEDEKDRYSHRGKATRHLITLLGEIS is encoded by the coding sequence ATGAATATTTTGTTGGCATCAAACAATGAGCATAAGAAAGAGGAATTTTCCAGAATCCTAACCGGACATACCCTCATGCTCCCAAAGGAGCTGGGTATCGATTTTGACTTCGAGGAAGAGGCGGAAACCTTTAGCGAGAATGCACTAGGAAAAGCCAGGGCACTGGCATCCCAAGCTCCCGAAGGTTACAAGATCCTGGCAGATGATTCAGGCCTCTGCGTTGACGCACTCGATGGCAAGCCGGGGGTACGAACTGCTCGATATGGGCTCGAAACCTTCGGGCGAATGCTTGAGAGTGATGAGAGAAACGAGTTCCTCTTGAAAAACCTGGCTCACATTGAAAAGAAAGATAAGCGGAGCGCACAATTTGTATGTGCCTTGGCATTTGTGATGGACAGAAGAAGGGAGTTCACCTTCTGTGAAGCAGTAGATGGGTTTATTGCCAAAGAGAGTTACGGGAGGGGCGGTTTTGGGTATGATCCCGTTTTCATCGTGAAGGAAGCAGGAAGAACCATGGCAGAACTTACGGAGGATGAGAAAGACCGCTATAGCCACCGCGGGAAAGCTACCCGTCACTTGATTACCTTGTTAGGAGAAATTTCATGA
- the pepF gene encoding oligoendopeptidase F — protein MSIQTRADQLEQDTWDLSSLFKESADWEAATEAMKQRIAEAPSLKGSLQKGKESFLATMRWYEETGILLERIYNWAFLGYASDASDNTNVKRYSLSASLLSQLSAAMAFFDPELLGIADDIIDGYLNDKDFAPYRVYIEKARRFKAHVLTEGEERLLALQSEVASTPRSTFSDLTNVDFDFGEIDGKPLTQSSLSSFLMQEDRAVRERAYRQFYAVYEKSKHAIARLYEGQVKQDIFRAKARGYESCREMALFPDNVPVSVYDNLIKAVHDALPTLHRYYRMRAKLLGLEKLSHWDVYVPLVKGVTSETPYEEAVSMIGSALAPLGSEYVQTITDGLTKDRWVDRYENKGKRSGAFSSGTFTSKPYILLNYKKDVLRDVFTVAHEGGHSMHSYYSAKNNPYFHYDYTIFEAEVASTFNEQLLAKYMIDHASDDRMKAYIIGKQIDDIVATLFRQTMFAEYEMIIHREAEAGVPITLELLRSEYRKLLELYFGDGVSFAEESDLEGLRIPHFYSPFYVYKYATGLSASIALSKKVLNGTEQDRQSYLEFLQSGGSLYPIESLQKAGVDMQKEEPVKDALSTFSSLLDQAERLLS, from the coding sequence ATGAGTATACAGACACGAGCAGATCAACTTGAGCAGGATACCTGGGACCTTAGCAGTCTCTTCAAAGAATCAGCAGACTGGGAAGCAGCAACTGAAGCGATGAAACAACGTATCGCTGAGGCGCCTAGCTTGAAGGGCTCCCTTCAGAAAGGAAAAGAGTCATTCCTGGCTACCATGAGGTGGTATGAAGAGACAGGAATTCTTCTAGAACGTATCTATAACTGGGCTTTCCTGGGGTATGCATCCGACGCCTCCGATAACACCAATGTCAAACGGTACAGCCTATCGGCCAGTCTCCTGAGCCAACTCTCTGCTGCCATGGCGTTCTTTGACCCTGAACTACTCGGTATTGCAGATGATATTATTGATGGATACCTGAACGATAAGGACTTTGCTCCCTACCGTGTCTATATAGAGAAAGCAAGACGTTTCAAGGCACATGTACTCACTGAGGGGGAGGAGCGCCTTCTCGCTCTGCAAAGCGAAGTTGCTTCCACACCCCGTTCCACGTTCAGCGATTTGACCAATGTTGATTTTGACTTTGGTGAGATCGATGGAAAACCTCTCACCCAGAGCTCCTTGAGCTCGTTCCTCATGCAAGAGGATAGAGCAGTGAGGGAACGGGCTTACAGACAGTTCTATGCGGTGTATGAGAAGAGCAAGCATGCCATTGCAAGGCTCTACGAGGGACAGGTAAAGCAGGACATCTTCCGGGCCAAGGCAAGAGGATATGAGAGTTGCAGGGAGATGGCACTGTTCCCGGACAATGTTCCGGTATCCGTATATGACAACCTGATCAAGGCTGTCCACGATGCACTCCCTACCCTTCATCGCTATTACAGGATGAGGGCGAAACTCCTTGGCTTGGAGAAGCTTTCCCATTGGGATGTCTATGTTCCCCTGGTAAAGGGAGTAACCAGTGAAACCCCTTATGAAGAGGCAGTCTCCATGATTGGGTCAGCACTTGCACCGCTTGGCAGTGAGTATGTACAGACCATCACTGATGGACTGACAAAGGACAGGTGGGTAGACCGCTATGAGAACAAAGGCAAACGAAGCGGTGCATTCAGCAGCGGTACATTTACCAGCAAGCCCTATATTCTCCTTAACTACAAGAAGGACGTACTACGTGATGTCTTTACGGTAGCCCACGAAGGGGGACACTCAATGCATAGCTATTACAGTGCAAAGAACAATCCCTATTTCCACTATGACTACACCATCTTCGAGGCAGAAGTTGCTTCTACCTTCAATGAGCAACTACTGGCCAAGTATATGATCGACCATGCCAGCGACGACCGAATGAAGGCCTATATCATCGGAAAACAGATTGATGACATTGTGGCCACACTCTTCAGACAGACGATGTTTGCTGAGTATGAGATGATCATCCACCGGGAAGCCGAAGCTGGCGTACCGATCACCCTCGAGTTGCTGAGAAGTGAATACCGTAAGCTACTGGAGCTGTATTTCGGCGACGGGGTGTCCTTTGCAGAGGAGAGCGACCTGGAAGGATTGAGAATACCTCACTTCTACAGCCCGTTCTATGTCTACAAGTATGCGACAGGATTAAGTGCATCCATTGCCCTCAGCAAGAAAGTGCTCAATGGGACAGAGCAAGACAGGCAATCGTACCTCGAATTCCTCCAAAGTGGAGGCAGCCTCTACCCCATCGAATCCCTCCAGAAGGCTGGTGTTGATATGCAGAAAGAGGAGCCAGTGAAGGATGCTCTTTCCACCTTCTCATCCCTTTTGGACCAAGCGGAAAGACTGCTCTCGTAA
- a CDS encoding DUF2975 domain-containing protein, translating to MTHYKNPFLKPILVLLTISIILGSIALVVLAAYLVIAPVTSSTSQVTLPVLMQNGLEFAIPVHAESAGIYSIYSLVVVITLFLSLLFLFFLRKAVVSLSKKNGFTELLPQAFRSMGLLLLLATYLRQFHLYLFLQLAGPDAHELLHFSFTPITSEVLYALALLALGKVFSYALYLQSEFEQTV from the coding sequence ATGACTCACTATAAAAATCCATTCCTAAAACCTATTCTGGTGCTGCTTACCATCAGCATTATCCTCGGTAGTATCGCACTTGTTGTTCTAGCTGCCTATCTCGTTATTGCACCCGTTACCAGCTCTACTTCACAGGTTACCCTACCGGTTCTGATGCAGAATGGACTGGAGTTTGCAATTCCAGTCCACGCTGAGAGTGCAGGTATATACAGCATCTATTCTTTAGTGGTGGTGATTACCCTCTTCTTGTCACTTCTCTTTCTCTTCTTCCTAAGAAAAGCAGTGGTCTCCCTTTCTAAAAAGAATGGTTTTACCGAGTTGCTCCCTCAGGCCTTCCGTTCAATGGGGCTGCTGTTGTTGCTTGCAACCTACCTAAGACAGTTCCATCTCTATCTATTCCTGCAACTTGCGGGACCGGATGCTCATGAATTACTGCACTTCAGCTTCACCCCCATTACCTCTGAGGTACTGTATGCCTTGGCACTCCTTGCCTTGGGAAAAGTATTCTCCTACGCCCTGTACCTGCAGAGCGAATTTGAACAAACGGTATAG
- a CDS encoding helix-turn-helix transcriptional regulator, translated as MPIIIRLDRVLADRKMSLTELSEKVGITMANLSNLKTGKISAVRLATMEAICRHLACQPGDLFEYAED; from the coding sequence ATGCCCATCATCATACGCCTAGATAGAGTGCTGGCCGATCGAAAGATGTCACTAACAGAGTTATCAGAGAAGGTTGGTATCACCATGGCAAACCTTTCAAACCTCAAGACAGGAAAAATCAGTGCTGTCAGGTTGGCAACCATGGAAGCCATCTGCAGGCATCTGGCATGCCAACCAGGCGATCTGTTTGAGTATGCAGAAGATTAG
- a CDS encoding ABC transporter substrate-binding protein: MKNTNKLYRKLLIIGLMLLISLPALVAQGQTETTNTITFAGSGGYPPFNYMTEDGDIIGFDVDVAAEIANRLDMELEYVATAWDGIVEGLRAKRYDGILGSMGITEEREAVIDFSIPYYYSGPQLIAMKDGGINSVEDLTSDNTLGLVTGTTFENDAKKLGTKVKLYEDDNQTLIELLNGRVDGVLTDRIVGLNAINQLKDGDKLTLVGSVLRSEVMGIGFHEDDDELREQVNAALNDMFADGTMKQISEKWFNGEDITVE; this comes from the coding sequence TTGAAAAATACGAACAAATTGTATCGAAAGTTGCTTATTATTGGATTGATGTTACTGATTTCGCTTCCTGCCTTGGTTGCACAAGGTCAAACGGAAACTACTAATACCATCACCTTCGCTGGTTCCGGTGGATACCCTCCATTCAACTACATGACAGAAGATGGGGATATCATTGGGTTTGATGTTGATGTTGCTGCTGAGATCGCCAACCGCCTGGACATGGAACTGGAATACGTAGCCACTGCATGGGATGGTATTGTTGAAGGCCTCAGGGCAAAGCGCTATGACGGAATTCTGGGCAGTATGGGAATCACAGAGGAACGCGAGGCAGTAATCGACTTCTCCATCCCTTACTATTACAGTGGCCCACAGTTGATAGCCATGAAGGATGGCGGCATCAATTCTGTTGAAGATCTTACCAGTGATAATACCCTTGGGCTTGTAACTGGTACCACCTTTGAGAATGATGCAAAGAAACTTGGCACCAAGGTTAAACTCTATGAAGATGACAACCAGACCTTGATAGAACTGCTCAACGGTCGTGTAGACGGCGTCCTGACTGACAGGATTGTTGGACTGAATGCCATCAACCAGCTGAAGGATGGAGACAAGCTTACGCTCGTAGGATCAGTACTCCGCAGTGAAGTCATGGGCATTGGTTTCCATGAGGATGACGATGAGCTCCGTGAGCAGGTCAATGCTGCACTCAACGATATGTTTGCCGATGGCACCATGAAACAGATTAGTGAAAAGTGGTTCAACGGTGAAGACATTACCGTAGAGTAA
- a CDS encoding amino acid ABC transporter permease — protein MSILPWDLTVIPQRFFQFADAALYTLQITFFGILLGLIIGLVAALGRLSKRQWISAISKAYIFLIRGTPLLVQLFIIYYGLTSIVTIDPIPSAIIALGIHNGAYIAEIFRGSIQSIDYGQMEAARSLGMTQGKAMQRIVLPQAFKRAVPPLGNQLIIALKDSSLASTIAVPELMLKGRQMGSSSFMYMEMFLIVGIWYLIMTSLLSFVMHRIEQRLKVSDHD, from the coding sequence ATGAGTATATTACCATGGGATCTAACGGTGATTCCCCAGCGTTTTTTCCAATTCGCTGATGCAGCACTCTATACGCTACAGATCACCTTTTTCGGGATTCTACTTGGTCTTATTATTGGATTGGTGGCCGCTCTCGGCCGCCTTTCCAAACGTCAATGGATAAGTGCCATCAGTAAAGCTTACATCTTCCTCATCAGAGGAACTCCTCTGCTGGTGCAGTTGTTCATCATATACTACGGGCTTACCAGCATTGTAACCATCGACCCCATCCCCTCTGCCATCATCGCACTTGGGATACATAATGGTGCGTACATTGCTGAGATCTTCCGTGGGTCCATCCAGTCCATCGATTATGGGCAGATGGAAGCTGCTCGAAGCCTGGGAATGACCCAAGGGAAGGCAATGCAACGTATTGTGCTCCCACAAGCCTTTAAGCGAGCTGTCCCCCCATTGGGCAACCAGTTGATCATCGCATTGAAGGACAGCAGCCTTGCATCCACTATTGCCGTTCCAGAGCTTATGCTCAAGGGAAGGCAGATGGGCTCTTCCTCCTTCATGTACATGGAGATGTTCCTTATTGTCGGCATCTGGTACCTGATCATGACGAGCCTGCTCTCATTCGTGATGCATCGCATCGAACAAAGATTGAAGGTGAGTGACCATGACTAA
- a CDS encoding amino acid ABC transporter ATP-binding protein, which translates to MTKQTHKTDETILKIEHLKKWFGDLEVLKDINLEVKRGEVVVIIGASGSGKSTLLRCVNFLEKAQKGKIYVDGKRVKQQEKQLNKVRQGLGMVFQHFNLFPHMTVIGNVMEGMVHVKKMSKEKARKKGLEILEQVGLSDKADVYPAMLSGGQKQRVAIARALAMEPEIMLFDEPTSALDPELVGEVLSVMTDLANKGMTMLVVTHEMWFAKEVADRVIFMDEGVILEEAPPEEMFSAPKEERTLAFLKQVLPPQDDE; encoded by the coding sequence ATGACTAAACAAACACACAAGACAGATGAAACAATCCTGAAGATAGAACATCTCAAGAAGTGGTTCGGTGACCTGGAAGTTCTCAAGGACATCAACCTCGAAGTTAAACGGGGCGAAGTGGTGGTAATCATCGGCGCCTCGGGAAGTGGCAAAAGCACGCTGCTGCGCTGTGTAAACTTTTTGGAGAAAGCCCAGAAAGGAAAGATCTACGTTGACGGTAAGCGAGTAAAGCAACAGGAAAAACAACTGAACAAGGTCCGTCAGGGTCTTGGGATGGTTTTCCAGCACTTCAACCTCTTCCCCCACATGACGGTCATCGGCAATGTGATGGAAGGAATGGTACATGTCAAGAAAATGTCCAAGGAGAAAGCAAGGAAGAAAGGCCTCGAGATCCTTGAGCAGGTTGGACTGAGCGACAAAGCGGATGTCTACCCAGCCATGCTTAGTGGTGGGCAGAAACAACGTGTCGCCATTGCCCGTGCGCTTGCCATGGAGCCCGAGATCATGCTCTTCGACGAACCTACCAGCGCACTCGACCCCGAGCTGGTTGGTGAGGTACTCTCGGTAATGACTGACCTTGCAAACAAGGGCATGACAATGTTGGTGGTAACCCATGAGATGTGGTTCGCCAAGGAGGTTGCAGACCGTGTCATCTTCATGGATGAAGGAGTCATTCTTGAGGAAGCTCCCCCTGAGGAGATGTTCAGTGCTCCAAAGGAAGAACGAACCCTCGCCTTCCTGAAACAGGTACTTCCCCCACAGGATGATGAATAG
- a CDS encoding LysE family translocator: MEIDYVSVFIFTFVTTFTPGPNTISSAMMGIQVGYRRSIPYFLGIATGFFSIMLLGGLFASLLARVLPEVMKVLSYVGAAYILYLAYRVLNADYALSQNSAKMLDYKDGLLLQLFNPKVLVLSLTVYTTFLGSMDRSIPALLLSALFLTTMSFSAISLWASFGAAFSQFLTTQKTRRLVNGLLALLLVYSAITLLVS; encoded by the coding sequence ATGGAGATTGACTATGTCTCGGTATTCATTTTTACCTTTGTGACCACGTTTACCCCAGGTCCAAATACGATCAGTAGTGCAATGATGGGGATTCAGGTGGGGTATAGGCGTAGCATCCCGTATTTCTTGGGAATAGCAACCGGATTTTTCTCTATTATGCTCCTTGGAGGCCTTTTTGCTTCCCTGTTAGCTCGTGTCCTTCCCGAGGTAATGAAGGTGCTCTCCTATGTAGGGGCAGCGTACATCCTCTATCTTGCCTATCGTGTTCTGAATGCCGACTATGCGCTCTCCCAGAACAGTGCAAAAATGCTGGACTACAAGGATGGATTGTTGTTGCAGCTCTTCAATCCAAAGGTACTGGTCCTTTCCCTTACCGTTTATACAACATTTCTTGGTTCCATGGACCGGAGTATACCGGCCTTGTTGTTGAGTGCTCTCTTCCTTACAACGATGAGTTTCTCTGCAATCTCACTCTGGGCTTCCTTTGGTGCTGCGTTCTCGCAATTCCTTACCACACAGAAGACCAGGCGATTGGTGAATGGCCTGCTGGCACTGCTGCTTGTCTATAGTGCAATCACGTTGTTAGTTTCCTGA